The Sesamum indicum cultivar Zhongzhi No. 13 linkage group LG9, S_indicum_v1.0, whole genome shotgun sequence genome segment TTGAGATATGTGGTTGAGTTAACTTTCGAACATATTGATGTGAGATATCATTTGtattgtagtttgaaaaattgacatGAGTACATGTAACTCTACAATCCTTTTTGGTCAAGCAGAGCTCAACATCACGTAGTTAACTTATGAATTTAAActtcaaagaaaatgaagtaTACAGTAGGATTATTGGTATTGTTAGCTTGCCGATCTACTTCATGCAAGTTTTGTTGTTATCTCACAATGTGGGTAAGTCAAGTCCCAGTTTCTCTTCTTTGCAAGACGCCGAAGCCTAGAAAAAATCTGCAATTATTTTGTTCTCAGAATGAATAGGACACTAATAAGTTGCTATGTTGTGAAGCTTgttattggactaaattaATTGGCACATATTTTCTGTTTGCTTGAAACTGAAAATCATTTAGAATCTTGCTTGGAGGCATAGTTGTAGGATCAAATCTGATTCtggataaatttttactatCTGCACTAgcatattattttcaatatttgagATTCTGCTTTTCCCATATGGATTTAACTTCTGCTAATTCTTTGTCAAGCTTGCATGTTTAATAGCTTTGATGATTTTGTATTACTGCTTGCTGTAGCAATGTTTGTCATCGTCCATGCTTGATTATGTTGCATTGGTCATCCTTCTAGAAGAATACCAACCATTTACTCATGACATTTGCATACTCTTGAAAatgattagaattttttgtattcttaTTTGCTGAAGCAACCTAAAGTAGAAGTCTGATTTTGGCAGTCATAAGATGCCCAATAACTTAGGTAGTGCTTTGTATTACAGGCCCACTATATGCTTGGTCTTGCGCTGCtgcaaagaaaagaatatgcAGAAGGTGTTAGGGAATTGGAAAAGGTATGAGGTTTTTAACTTCTGAAAGTCTGATTCTTTTCACTGTAGTGCATAGGTGTGAGAAGTCTTTTGATGTGATTTCTTATATATGGATGCATCGAATACTTTAATAGCATTTCTCCTTTTATGCTATTGCTTTCTATTCAGTTTGAATAGCATTTGGAAGTATCAAAAAATAGATTGTTAAAGTTTTTGACTTGGTCTTTTTCATGAGGTCCAGCCTGTAAAAGGTGCTTGGTTGTGAGGGCAGTAATACGTCTGTTCCAAATCGATGTTGCTTTCTGTAAACTACATGGACAATTCCAATATTTGTGGTCATTTCTTTTTGGTAGCATCTAATTCATGCATGTGCCAGCATTACATTATTGAGAAATATCAAGAAGATGGATAAAATCAGTATCTATCATTTTCATtcctttattttgaaaaatatctgGAATTTGTTGAAGATgatcttgtttgtttttttgtcaTGGGTGATGTGTCATTGTAGGCATTGGACCTGGGGAGGGGGGCAAACCCCAAGGGTTACATGGTAGAGGAGATATGGCAAGAGATTGCCAAAGCAAAATACTTGCTGTGGGAACATGAATCTACCAGGCGCTCTTGGGAACTTCAAAacttaaagcaagttcttccCTTTTTTCCTTGTCTTTCCTTTATCTACAACCTTGATGCTGACCACCTGTTgtcatttcttttctctttgctcAACTTGATTTGCTCAGCCCTTTTTGATTTCTTAATAACCTCctcacatatatacaaaacaGAGAGGTATGTGCGGCAGCTCTGAAGGAGAAACATTTCCTTGATGGTTCTCAAATGGAAGGTTTTGTAGACGAAAGTGCCAAGTCTACTCTTGATCAGTTGGAAGCTTTAGACCGAGTATTCAAGAAAGCGGCTGAAGATGACAGCCCCACTGAGGTGACTATCCTTTCCACATATCTTCAAATGATTTCTCTCTCCTCTAGGTTCTTCTGAGGCTGATTGAGGATTTCAGGTGCCGGACTATCTATGTTGTAAAATCACTTTGGACATTTTCCGTGATCCCGTGATTACTCCAAGTGGGGTTACATACGAAAGAGCAGTGATCCTAGACCATCTACAGAAGGTAAGCATGTTATTGCCCGTCTCAGTTAATACAAAGTCATCATTGTCATTTGATACAAGGATTTGACTGAAAAAGTTGCCACGTATTAGGTTGGCAAATTTGACCCGATTACCCGTGACCCGCTTTACCCATCTCAACTGGTACCAAATTTGGCCATAAAAGAAGCTGTAAGAGCATATCTCGACGCGCACGGGTGGGCGTATAAGATGGATTGAGTCTTATGATTTCTTCACCTTGtgatgttatatttttgttctgcGTCTCCATGATACTCAATAGTGAGTTTTTACATTGGGTTGGACTTGTTAGAGAATTCTGAGGGCCCTAAACATTGTGATGACTGCATGCTGCCAAAATGTATACTGCAATGCAAATTAGGTTCATTTGTCGGAAAATGTATAGAGTATACAACCGAGCTTGTACAGTATTGTAGAAGACCTGTGCCTGGAGATGAAAATCATCTGTCTATTTGTACTGACCTTAAGCTATTGTATTCTCAGATTGTCATAACTCTTATTATCATAACTTGggttgaattcaaatttttctgTCTGAAGTTAAATTATCACTGTGTAAATGTCAGTTCTGGAAATCTTATTCTTGTTGATGAGAATCGTTCCTTAGAAAGGATCGTATGGGCCCAAAACCAAGAACGTGAAGGATACAACTACCTGGAATGTGAAAAATTATGCCttgattttatttccttttaagTAGCTCTATGTTGATGATTTGAAGGCTCTTCTATTCCTCAGTTTTGAGTAACTCTGCAAGTTTAAATGCAAGAAGTCAAAAGATAGCGCCTGGCCTATATTGTTGTTATTTATGCTCAGTTCTGTTGTATTTGCAGAGTTTGGATATATGCGACCATTGATCCTCCAGCTTGGAGCTACTGATTAGTAATTACAACAGGGCAGGTTGGGGTTGAGTTTTGTCGGGCTTCAGATCCGTCCTGCTAAATTTTTGCAAGACCAAAACCCCTTCCAACCCGCCTTGCCCACTCTTTACTTGGAAATGAGATCCAATTCCTCCCCTTTCCAACTTACACCACGCCAACCCGGTTTTGGATTCAGCGGATTTGTGCTTGTTAATGGGTATGTATTGTCCTATTTGGACTCGACCCAACAAATATCcatgacaattttttaatacattatcCATATTTTACTCGATAAAATACACATAGGATCTTACTCAAATTATACCTAAAGAATTGGGTAAAGTTAGAGTCTTATTCATTTgagatctatttattttttttctcctttacaatatatttaaatttacattcaAGCTAAActatgtatattattaaattaacttactaatgaatttttatgatCCGTCGGttgataaaatatgattaattacgTAAAGTTTAATAGGTGCAAATTGATAATcgttgaaatataaataataaacttgaTTTTGTCAAAATGACGAACCAATGCAATGTCAAAATGACTACtctaaaattatcacttatattttgttactaatattatattttttttgtagtaagttttaagtttgtaataataattgccaaaaaaatGTAGCATATaatggtaatataattagtaaaattatagaaactaGAGTTTTTTTTGGGAGGGGGGAAGCACTTCGGTCGCTAGGGCTAGACAGGGGTCgataatattgataatattaattgattataaaatcgaataaattcaaaataagaatgaaaaCGTAAGAGTtggtaaaataaatgaaattaagtataattcaTCTAATTTTCACTGAGATCTCTTAAATATCAATTTGCATTTGCATTCAACTTTGATTTGAtgagtttttaataatttatttcaaataaattttatttattttgtatattactcaaatttaaataaattacatttcgtccatattttttattacggAATCAATATGAAAAGCTCTAGCATGTTCggtcaaaatttcaataagtcattaatatacataaaatatgtaatgaaatgattttatttaattttttaaaatattaataaatttagttgtttgatttactaaattcaaatttaaattaatagataaatgAATATCTTTGAGCATTAAACTATATCAATATTCATAGGTACTTTAAAGTATTAAACCATTAGCCATATCCATGGGTATTAGATCCTACCCATacccatttatttaattttatgggtTTAGAGTAAAGTAGGGTAGGATAGAATCTTTTACCTATTTGGTAGAAtatggaaattattttttgagtatGAATAGGATAATACCTGTAAAATTTGATTAACATTTCTATTTTCCtcaaataatcaatatatttttttaaaaaaaagttaaaaactattatttttagatatttttttttgttgatccGATACCTATCCTAGTTGGCATTATTGTgtccataaaataaagattCGTATCCATGTCCGGACTCAATAATTTGGACTTATGTTCATCTTGTTTGGGTTGGGTTCGGGGTGAGG includes the following:
- the LOC105170535 gene encoding E3 ubiquitin-protein ligase CHIP isoform X2 — its product is MLILRLLPCAQMFRYIGRIGLFAIARGSIEWTRVEEDCRRAIQLDHYSVKAHYMLGLALLQRKEYAEGVRELEKALDLGRGANPKGYMVEEIWQEIAKAKYLLWEHESTRRSWELQNLKEVCAAALKEKHFLDGSQMEGFVDESAKSTLDQLEALDRVFKKAAEDDSPTEVPDYLCCKITLDIFRDPVITPSGVTYERAVILDHLQKVGKFDPITRDPLYPSQLVPNLAIKEAVRAYLDAHGWAYKMD
- the LOC105170535 gene encoding E3 ubiquitin-protein ligase CHIP isoform X1 — translated: MSPTVAASAAEKQAEQLRQDGNTYFKRDRFGAAIDAYTEAIALCPNVPIYWTNRALCHRKRNEWTRVEEDCRRAIQLDHYSVKAHYMLGLALLQRKEYAEGVRELEKALDLGRGANPKGYMVEEIWQEIAKAKYLLWEHESTRRSWELQNLKEVCAAALKEKHFLDGSQMEGFVDESAKSTLDQLEALDRVFKKAAEDDSPTEVPDYLCCKITLDIFRDPVITPSGVTYERAVILDHLQKVGKFDPITRDPLYPSQLVPNLAIKEAVRAYLDAHGWAYKMD
- the LOC105170535 gene encoding E3 ubiquitin-protein ligase CHIP isoform X3; amino-acid sequence: MSPTVAASAAEKQAEQLRQDGNTYFKRDRFGAAIDAYTEAIALCPNVPIYWTNRALCHRKRNEWTRVEEDCRRAIQLDHYSVKAHYMLGLALLQRKEYAEGVRELEKALDLGRGANPKGYMVEEIWQEIAKAKYLLWEHESTRRSWELQNLKEVCAAALKEKHFLDGSQMEGFVDESAKSTLDQLEALDRVFKKAAEDDSPTEVPDYLCCKITLDIFRDPVITPSGVTYERAVILDHLQKSLDICDH